The window GACCGACTTGGAAAAGCTAAATAGATTTATGGAGTCGTGAAAGATgtgcatttttcattttttcttttttatttggttttatgaAATTTACATTTTCCCTCCCACAACTCCTCTGTCGCTTGTTCATTTTTTGGTCACCGAGTGTCTGCTACGCGCCCCTTCTTTAGGAGCGTCTACTCCACGTGTATGCAACAGTGATTTTTAGTTGCCCCGTCGGGAGGAAAAGGAACGTGGGACTGCTCTGTCGCTTTATGCCTGGACTGCCTAATCACGTGTTGTTTTAGCATCTGACTTTGAGGGTCTTGCCTCGGTGGCCGTAATGGAAGTGCAAGTTGTCCCTGTATTAGCTATTCGGGTTATTACATTACGTTTCGTAAATGATCTGTAATGGATAAATGTTCAATAAAAGAGCCACAGGGAGAGAGTTTGGACGGAGTAGAATCACCATCCCATTCCCAAAGTACAACCGTCCAGAAAACTTGCAGCCGGCCAGCTTCCCCTTTAATCTGGTGCACTTGCCACGTGTGGAAACCGGCAACTAGTAAGTAATGTTTGAACCGAAATTATGGATACCGCGTTCCACAACTGGAAGAGGGTCATCCCGGAGTCTGGACGACCTCCACGCATGAAAGGACGAGCAAAGGCCCACTAAACAAGATCACTCTTtttcatatctattttttttcaatttagctttcatttgaaaaataattttgaaatggaCTCAGCACACTTCCcactttaatataaaaatattatacattaAAACATGAACTTCATGGAAGAGTTATGTATTGAAACAATAGAATCCACCGACAGTCAATCAGGGAAGGTGATGactaataaaagagaaaaacggGAGAAGACCTTTCGTATTTTTGTCATCATAACAACAACACATCACATTCAGACCACAAGTTGAAACCAATCAAACTCCCTGTGCCTTCCATGGCCCCGCTAAGGGAGAGGCGACAGTTTATGTTCATTCATCATATACCCGTCACTTCGTTGACAATTTTGACCAttttaacaattattctcaAACAAAATCATATGTTGTAATAATCTTAGCACATGTGATGTGCAATTgcccaggaaaaaaaaaaaacatttgaagtaATGCATATATTTGTAGCTCACATGAGTTGCAATTTAAATCACACTAAACTCCCATAAACAGGAAAACTTATGGTAAACAATAATTTCTGCAAATTTTTGTCTCCGATTTGATTGGAGATGGGTTTACACTAAAGTATCTCTGGTCAATTTTGGGGGTGCCAAAATTCCATGACGTAAAAACAAAACGCCTAACTTCGATACACGGTATTAtctatgaatttgaatttgaattttcgTTGTTGTTAAATTCATGGCCAGACTTTTCAATCCCAATCCTCTCAAAAAAccgaaacaaaataaaatcctaagaaTTTTCTTGAAGActattcttgaaaaatatattttataataaaatataattctttaacttaaacaaatatttgataaacttttaataaaaatataacattttaagtGTTATAACTCCCACAATTGGGTATTAATAATACttttgctaaaaataaaaattaattgcatTCTATTTTTCAACATAATAACAAGTctatttataataaactaattatatttgtatcaGTACTCTAATTCCTATTAGACCAAAAGTCCTAATTAACATAGAAAACTTAAACAAATaacaatttctaatatttttcaaatttaaaaaaaaaaaattaatttgacttTAAGTTGGATTATAATTTCAACAATCTTCTTTAATCTAAGTTGTAAAAGCAATCACACCAAACATCATTTTTCAACTTCTCAAACATATATGTCTTTAGTggctttgtaaaaatatttgcaaCTTCATTTTTTGATCTACAAAACTCAAGTTTGATctcttaatttttcataaattaagaTGACTAAATCGAAAATGCTAAAGCCAATTGCTATCTTCCATTGTTgccttcaaattaaataaagtttttgcttgaagaaacatagaaaacatgttATCATTTGTTATATGCACTTTTgcaatcattttcttatttttattactaaGGGTGCAAATTCCATTAGAGATATTaatgacatgttttttttttttaattgtcacATGCtcaaaaaattcccaaaaatatttggaacaaaaaatacatttgttATAGTAACATTAGTACCatctttaaaacatattttaacatTACTTTTGTTCATGATCGAAACTTTgaatttgtttccaaaattaACTTCACCTTGGAGTGATTCATTTAATTGTGAAAATAATTCTTTCTTTACCACATATGTGATTACTGTATCTTATATCAAGATACCAAACATATTGGCAGTCTACGTTTGATGTTGCTACATTGCaagttattattaaattttgctCTATTTCAATAGTTTCAAGCTGCTCAACTTGTTCATTATGCAATTTCATTTGACATTCTGACTTATAATGTCCATACCTTTTGCATTTGAAACATTGTATGTGTGACTTGTCTTTAGGTTTAGAGGTGTTGCCTCTTCTTTTTGAAGAATTTGTGTCACCATCTccatttttattgttgaaattgTTGTGTTCCCCTCTACTTCTGCCATAGCCATGACCTTTGCCACCTTGTTGGCCACCATGACCTCCAATAAATGCTCTACTCTGCAAGGGTTGCTCCAAATTTGTAGAGTTGATTCTTTGATTCATTCCATGTTCATGGGAACATAATGAATTCATCAACCCTTCAACTGGAAgagtgaaaatatattttctttctttaattgcTGCAACAACATAGTCAAATCTTGCGCTTAAAGatcacataattttttatattatttgttgatCATCAAACTTCTCACCATTAACTCGCATATGGTTAACAATGATTTGTACCTGATCAAAATAACCTGATGGatttagagtcattcatgcgAATAGACTTGAATTCACTTCTTAATGTTTGCAATTTTATTCAAGTGACACATTCATCACCTATGTATAATTTTTGTAGAGTAACTCATATCTTTTTTGCTATTTCTGCCTCTAAGATTTTCTTAAATATGGATTTAGCTACTACTTGGAATATTgatagagtttttattttattattattatttttttattttatctttatttcaaGAATCTTTTAATGAATCTTTCTATTCATTTGATAGTGCATCGAATTCTTTCGAATCGATTACTTCATTGTAACCGATATTTACGAGATCCCATAAACCTTGAAATCTAAACAAGATACACATCTGAATGTActaattatcaaaattcttacctatgaattttggaagttaAGAATGAATTGAGTTATTATTTGCAACTATAATTTCATCAACAAGATTGCAATTTTCTTGTGATTTTGGACATTCCTTGATATTCTAGCTCTGATATAACATTTCACATTCTCTTATCAACTTGACTTTGATACCGATTGTTGGAACCCACACAATTGGATATTGATAATACTCTtgctaaaaataaaagtttgttgcATTACACTTTTCAACATAATAACAAACTTATTTATAACAAACCAATCATACTTGTACTAGGACTCCAATTCCTATTAGACTAAAAATCCTAATTAACATagaaaacctaaataaataacaattcctAATGTTTCTTAAATCCctaaaataatttcaacattgagaatttattataaaagtgggtagttttttagaatacatttagggggtgtttggtatgCTAGAATAGGGAGTGAGAGTAGATATCTCATTTCTTATCTCTGTCATTcccatgtttggataaattctaaaaagacaaaaatggaataaaaaaatgattcctCCAAATTCATCAAGAGGGTGTGGTACTCTGATTCATTGAACccatcaaataatataaaataacctaaactTGCCATTTTACCCTTGgacttcattcttcaagccCAATGCCTCTATCTTCTCCACAAAATTAGAGACCCACTCATCAATAACTTCTCTGCAACAAGTGATTATCccaaattgaatcaatcaaaccttccacaatatttagaaaaaaaatttcaatttctaatttctagggttttggatgtttaTTTCGATTTTTGGATCCAAAATTTGTCATTGTTCTTTGTATCTAGGTTCTGACAATTTTCTTATGCATCTCCAATCaggtttacttttttttttttcttcttccacttctttctctgttttccttcttctatataaatcattttttttttattgatttgtgtTTGGAAtcttgaggtttttttttacaGACTTAAGGGGTGTTTGGTTCAATTATGTTTGCTTGAACCGTCaaatttggtttttgttttctttgatttccttGTTTTATTCTTTGCTTAGGTTCTGTAAATAATGGAACATCTTTGATCTAATAGATCACCAAGTGTTTGATTTGGGAATTTGGGTATGTGGGTGTGTCGAGTAAAAATTTTTAGGCTTCatccttattattttagttcatttcaaacacttgtgatcttcagtTATGAACATGTCCATATTGGCTTCGTAGCCTTGTTGGATTTGAAGTGATTGCTATTTTGATTGGGTTCCTAAAATCTTATCTACTCAACTTGATGATCATTTGAAGTTATTCTATGAAATGGCTTCCAAAAACAGCCTTGTTGAGATATTGGGGTAAGGAATTGTAATTTAGGCTTCTGATGTCTACTGCTCTTATACAAAgggtattttaactttttttaattttttattattatattagttTTTGTATAAAACAGACAAGTTTTGTattttgggggaaaaaaagaTGTATTTATTAAGCATTTGAATGCTTTGGAGTTGGGAAGATATTAGAACTAATTGAAGACTTGATAATGAAGTCAAAAGATTTTGGGTGATAAGAAAAGTAAACTAAtgaggactttttttttttgtcttttttttttcccacaaaaagatcaggggaaaaaaatggttttagagAGGAAAAGTACCATAGGAGGTTCTATATCAATGAAAGTCAATATATGAGGGCGGttgaatatttagaaaatacaaagaaaaaaagtaggGGAATCGTGTAGGCAACTTTCCATGGACCACCCCCACTGGTCATGtggtttcttttctttagttagatcctattttaataaaaagaaaaataaataaaaaaattgattttgggtTTGGCTAAAAAGCTCATTTTTCATAACATTGATGTCctattatactatattttttttaatcttatttatttgtgttataaacttataatttcatttacatgtttttatcattttactaTATGCTTTAATTGagtcaaacaaaaaatttgatatgataGCAAATTGATTCcctacaataaaataagaaatctcTTTAATAATTACGTATTAAAATAAGtgagttttaattatttaaactttTGGCCCGATTTGACTTTAATATTCTAATATGCAAGTGTACCATATGATAAGATGAGACcaatttctaattaatatttaatttgcatttggatttcaaataaatttacaCAGCAATTTACATGTAGctcataactttttttaaaaaattattgagtaattagatgattttatttatgtatttattttttgctatgTTTTGTcaagattaaattttaaaatttgaacttgttaactttaaaaaattattattttcaacatCTATAATACGACAATTAGTTAAGACATACTTAAGCACTCAAGGTGTAAAGAAATAAGTTAGAATAAGATGCAAATATTAATTGTATTAGACAAATAAGATAGAtacaatttctttaaataatctCTCTTTGGTAGAAACTAATTTTAGCTTTAAGGACAAAAGTCTTTTTGAGATTTGTCCCCAAAAAGATGAGAGAAACAAAGAGTGATGAGATGAGAGAgagcaaaaaggaaaagtagagaAGGGAAACAACATAACAAAAAGAATGATACTTTTTTTGGACGACTTTCAATGGGCTACCCAACCCAATGGCTTTGAAAGCTTATCTGAGTTTGGATTTATGGGTAAAAGCCTAAAAAACAGGGGGTTTGATCATCTGTTAGATTTTTGCTTGAAGTTCCTGGTCTCACATGGTAAATGTTTTTGCATTTGCTTACTGAAAATTCAACtctgaaaacacaaaaatttgagattaaaatACAGTTTTGAAGCTGCAGAATGGTCTTAAACTCTTCACATTTCTTATATCCATACATTACTTCTTGGAAAATTCACTTGGACTCTCTTTCTTCTTGCCactttgtctttgttttttttcttcaacttctCAGTTCCTTCAAACCCCAAGGTTCTTACTCACCATCCTAATTAATATAATCCATAGTGCTTTGAAAAAAGGCTTAAAAGCAAGGAAAAGAGAGGCACAATACTTGTattaaacttttctttttcttttaagtgtCAAAATTGAGTCTCCTCAAGCTTAAAGATAAAACATAGTGGCATTATAGATAAAACATGCATTCACATTTGATCCATCCTGCAATTAAACTCGATAAACTCTATCAACCTATAActaattttaacataatttaaataaccattaaaaattatgtttataaatatACAAACATATACAAATGTTATGTATAAACTTTATGACTACTAGAACTTTGGTAGTCATATTATTGAACTTCAGAAAATGTATGCAAACTAGTATTAGTTTGGTACAAATGAATTTGcgtatattaattttctttgcttatagaaaattaataatgaggTCAAACATagaatatttaatcttttttttttgttcctattAAAAacacattgttttttttttcttttgtgattaGGACTCTTGAACAACCATGAACCTCATTGAGATGGAAATAAGAGAACAATTTACCTTGATTCTATATGTTATAGTGAACATACTTAATATGTTTACTGCACTTGGTACTGCTACAAGGAAACATTATCAGAGACAAACATTGATGAAAAGATCTACAAATAGAATATTTTTGCGAGTTGAAAATCTTAATCGATTGATTTATGGGAATGATATAGCATGTATGGAGTAACTTAGGATGGATAGACATACTTTCACCATGTTATGTTCCATGCTTCGTACTATTGGTAAActaaatgattcaaaatatattgATGTAGAAGAAATGGTTGCATTATTATTGCACATCATGTAAAGAATCgagttataaaatttcaattctaaGGTCTGGAGAAACTGTTAGTAGACATTTCAATGCAGTATTGAATGCAATTATTCGCCTACAAGGAGTATTACTCAAAAAACCGAAACTAGTCTTTAAGAACTCTACAGATGAGATATGGAAATGGTTTAaggtatataaattataaatttagtttatatagGTTTAAATAATTCATATTAAAGCAATacattacttttatttaaatagaattatcTAGGAGCTTTAGATGGAACTTACATTCGAGTGAATGTGCCTGAGGGAGACAAACCTAGATATCAAACAAGGAAGAATGAAATTGCATCAAATGTCTTAGAAGTTTGTTCTCAAGACATGCAGTTTATTTATGTATTGCTAGGTTGGGAGGGATTAGCCTCTGATTCTTGAGTGCTTCGAGATGCAATTAGTAAGAGAAATGGATTAACAATTCTACATGGTAAATATGTGTCTTTTAGaaactattgattttttttttaatatatgatatatttttaaaaatatgttttggaATATTCATTTTAGGTTATTACTATTTTGTTGATGCTGACTATACAAAAATGGAAAGAGATTTCTTGCCCTAGATAGGAGGCAAAGATATCATCTCAATTATTGGAGAGAGAAACACATGCCAATAACCCATAAAGAGTTTTTCAACATGAAGCATTCTCTAGCAAGAAATGTTATCGAGAGATGTTTTGGTTTGCTTAAACTACATTGGGCTATACTTAGGAGCTCTTGTTTCTTTCCATTAAAGACTTaatgtaaaatcatttttgcTTGTTATCTTCTTCATAATCTTATAAAAAGAGAGATGTCTGTGGAcccattggaaaaaaaattggatgtgCAAGACCACGAAGTTGTAGGTGAACCAATAACTATAATTGAACCATCAAATCAATGGAGTGCTTGGTGAAGAAATATAGCAATTCAAATGTTTAATGAATGGAACAAATTATAGTATGTtgtttattttaggaaaaaaattatgtttgatgttTTAGACTTAtcatttgcaaattttgaatggTTTGTACGAATTATTATATGATAAACtagtttgaattgaatttgataatgtttttctaTTGTTAAATTTGAGATATAATTAGacatgtatttattattattgtcttcatattacatttataattaaaaaatagttacataatttgatatttttgaaacataGGATGGATTCTACATCAAGTGGTCAAATAAGGGGGCATGGAAGAAACAAACAAGTGTAAACTCCCGATGAGGATGAAAAATTGGTTGAGTGTCTAGTTGAGTTGTGTGTTTTAAGGAAGGTAAAATGTGATGATGGGTTTAAACCAAGAGCATTTTTATAAGTGGAGAAGATGTTAGAGGAAAAACTTCCAAACAGTGAACTTAAATCAAGTCCACATATTGAATTGCGTgtgaaaactttaaaaaaacaattcaatgcCATAATGGATATGCTAATCCATGGTAGCAGGTTTTCTTgggacaacaaaaagaaaatggttttatgtGATCAAAATGTATTCAAAGATTGGGTCAAGgtaaatatatttacaatacttcctatcttgtatttttattcCACAACATCTTGTTAGTTTATTGGATACATTGGTATATTCCCTTTCTTTCAAtatattatgtattttatatgCTTGAATATCAATTACATTTTAATGCATgatatattctttctttttgggtATCTACCATTGATGTTTTTGGGAAAATAATTAGGAGCTATAGTTGGAAGTGatcataaaaattcaaatagactctattatataattaatttcatcaaaggaaagaaatgatatatattcttaattatttatctTGTCTTCAAACTAATGTGGCATgagattaatatttctttaagtTAGTAACTTTTATGTTAAAGATGCtagttattttttgtatattttatagGGGCATAAAGATGTTTCCACATTTTGATGATCTAAGTCTTGTTTTTGGTAAAGATCGTGCTAATGGAAAATGAGCAATGTCAATTGCAGATATTTTGGAGGAATTAGATCAAGATGAAGCAAGTAATAACATTGAAGTTGATGACTTAGAAACCAAAGCTAATGCCTCTCGTACCCGTAGGAAAAGAGCAAAGAATGATGACATGATTTTAGTTAATGTGATGACAAGAACATGCAATGCATTAGTATTGCTAACTTCAACCAACAAACGGAAAGGGAAAATAGAGTGGTTGGTGAATTGGAGAAACTTCATATTCTTAGTAGGTTGGACATATTGaagttaagttaaattattatgaaTGACCCAATGAAAGTAAACTTTTGTTCAATTTTGATGAAGATCTCAAGGTTGAATGGATTTCCATGTTGCATCcttgttgatttattatttttaagttggaTTGATAGAAATTTTAGGTTAGATATTTTGTTTCATCAATTTCCTATgaactttttattgatttgttggCTTAATTTCAAAGGATATACTAGTTGTGGATTTTCGTAGATATGTTACTTAAATTGAGAACTGAAAtgaagtttgtgtttttttatttcctcttttacaattaagaaataagtatTTGGTAGCTTTGACAATTTAtatgttcttatattttttttctcctttttttttggtaaaatataattgtatagatttttttttgcatgacaaattatttaaaattttgataaaagaaaaaaatgaatatttaaaaattctaagatTATGGCTTTTATTGGATATGATAccttttgaaaattagaatgaagtttgaattattttattttctctttggaaataggaaaaacatttgctagttttgagaatttatatattataataaatatgtacatatatattcggtaaaatataattttatagctacttaagcatgacaaattattcaaatttttaataaaaataataattgaataattgtaaTTAGggttgtatgattttttatggttatttttttatttattaagtaacAAAAAACTCTAtataaggatattattgtaaatttatttatttttcattttcattcatattattatcaaatattagaataaaaaccattaataatTCAAATCTTGTGTTGTTAAGTTTATGCTATaaattaaatcatcaaattcatttccattcattaagaaatagaaatgtaaataaaatatttatttttattttttatttcgaTGTACCAAACACTCTGTTAaggcaaaagagaaaaattgatttcgtataaaaaagtttttttatcaattacactttttttttttcctttgttacaTTCCCTTAATTAAAAGATGAGGAGAAGCCCCTTGGTATAGCATAGTAACTTTGGAACATATTTGGGATGTGAGGACTAAAGTAGtccataaataataattgaaattatgaaaaataattttgctgCCATATTATATGGCGTAGTAACTTTATAgaacataaattataaaaactattttttatatttaaattttttaaaaattgttacttaataaaattaataattatttttaaaaattgttaccaGAAATTGGAtttctaaaaaacttttatgGAAAATGTTGTGAATTTACTAATATTATCATTACCGTTGCAGTTGGACCGGTGGATTCCGAACCCGTGGGGTTGCTGAGGACGGTCCAATCAAGAACTTACGCAGTTACGCTTCACAAATCTTTACTGCCAGGGCTGTTTGGCTTCTGCCACGACATTTTAAAGCTGTTTATTGGACAGGACCACGTGAAAGTGCCTGGCagaagcaaaaaaagaaaattccccCTAGGGTTTAAGCGGTGGAAAGGACATCGAGTCGGTTTTCAGTAATCCTTTCCACCGCTTAAACCCTTGAGGGAACTTTCTCTTGCCAGCTTAAAACCCTAAGATGGAGTTGCAGTCCATATCATGTTGGCTTCCATCCCCAGACATGAGGTTATGTATTCATCGTCCGCTCTCTCATCGAATTGTAAGTAACTGTCTTTCAAATTATATTCTACATTGACCTCAATCTTCCTATCACTCATTACCTTTTTATTCatcttcaattaattttttttttgtttgtttttgaatttcaatcttaaattttttaaggtttctaCAGGCCACGTCAGGTGGAAAGATCAAAGGTTCCGATTCGAGAAAGTATCGAAATGTACGTTTCTGCTATTCTCTTCGATTCatttgtttggttgccgagaaaatgtaagaaaagaaagaaactaaaatttagAGTATGAGTAAAAAAAATCTGCTCTTAGGGTCTTATCCAGCTATTTTGTCTTATTTGTGGTTGGTTTTTGGTTTTGGAAAGAAAGCATAAGTTGGAAGTTTCGTTTCATGGATTTGTCATCGGTTTTCTTGGTAAATCAAACGCATTCTATTTCTCACTATGAAATTTCTTCAGCTTCCTTGATGCCTGGTCTGAAGAAGGAGTGTTCATTGTCAAGCTTTGGCAGAGGAGCTACTCTATGTTCTTTGAACTCTAATTCTGATGCAAAATTGAAGTACTCAGGAAGGGAGATTACTAGTGTGAGTGGGAATGGATTTGATGGGGTGGAACCCTTTCGTGGCAAATCGGGTTCCGTATCATTTCATGGCTTAACTCACCAGAGGGTAGAAGAATCCAAATTGGCGTCTTCCCCTTTTAAGGAAGGTACTGGCTCATTTCTCTGGGTTCTGGCTCCTGTTGCATTGATATCATCACTGGTGCTTCCTCAGTTTTTCCTTGACAGTGCGATTGAAGCTATCCTGAAGGATGAAGTTCTTGCAGGTACGTACTGAACCAAgtttctaatttaatattttcttaagtggGTTTGCAGTCTTATCTGTTTTCAGTGTGATGATCAATATGCTCAGACCAGATTAAATGTCCTACTTTTATGTTATCTAGCTGTAAATTCATGGTCTCCTTCCCCAGATTCTCTGATAGTTGATTGAGATCCTGCAGGGAAAAGGACCTTGAAATAAATTGGTAATGCAACTGGCTGAGATCACCTGTCCCTTTTAatgtttttgttaataaatcaTGACTAGTTGCTCATCTGCTAAATAGTAAAAGATTCTGGTAAGGTCTCATCTTATTGTATATAATCTTGTGTGGCATGGCAGCACTTGAAAAGAATTTGACGCACTTTATAGAGCAATTTCTGAACTTTATaggattatttttaattcttcgCCTCCTGATCATTAACAGTTCCAGCTGTTATGAATTGGGTTTTTGTGATATAGTCATATAGCTGACACAACATTATTCTATTGAAGAGTGAAAATAAGGAATTATTAATATCTGAAGTAGTAATGTTTGCTTTACTTTCTCCATAATTTTTCACTTTTGACCATGTAAAACAACATTATGTTTGTAATTCTAGCCCCAacattgtgtttattttgtttgtggTGTTTAAGCTATTTGGAGGGGagaattatgatttaaaaatggatttttgaaataaaaaattagatctGATGGTTAACTGTCAGACCATGGCCTGGGGCCTCTACTGGGTCACTCCACCCTTTTCCCATATGAGCATTTATTTACTCAAACTAGCTTAAATTTCTGTAGCCATAATGAGCTCTGAGATTTGGGAGTTTCCCCAGGCACCATTGGGTCACTACTCATTTTTGTTAAATGTGATCACAAGTAATATCAGTGAATACTAATATGTGTTCTAATTTCAGTTATATTTCAGAGGCTTTGCAGGGTTCAAAAGTAAATGTTTAAATAGATTTATGATGGTTAATGAAATGCCTAGTTTGTGGACAAATTTGTTGGCTGTTATGTCAGATTTTCATGCCTACtaacaatctttttttttttttttgttcaatcaCATGACTTGACTCATATACACATAATTTGGCCATGTTACTCTGTTATAAATACTCATGCTGGGATAATCCAATATTCATTTCCATGATCATTGTTATGCAGAAATTGTAGCTACTATTTTTTCTGAGGCCATGTTTTACATCGGTCTTGCAACATTCCTGCATGTAACTGACCATGTTCAGAGGCCATATTTGCAATTCAGCCCAAAGAGGTGGGGCCTGATTACTGGTCTCAAGGGATACTTGACGACTGCCTTCTTCACAATGGGCTTTAAGATTTTTGCCCCCTTCTTTGCTGTCTATGTAACCTGGCCAGTGCTTGGCCCCTCAGCACTGGTTGCTGTTGCTCCTTTTCTAGTTGGCTGTGCCGCACAGCTTGCGTTTGAGATGCGTCTTAGCAAGCGCGGGTCATCTTGTTGGCCTCTAGTCCCTATCATTTTCGAGGTATATGATTACTTTTGTTAACCCAAATCCCTTCTATCTGAAGCTAAAATCTTGGTTCTAACAAGTTGGGAGTTTGTTTGCAGGTCTATAGACTGTATCAGTTGAGCAAAGCTGCACATTTTATGGACATATTGATACTTGCAATGAAGGAGGCCCCTGTAACTCCGGACATTGTTGAAAGAAGCGGTGCCTTGGTTGCTATGGTGGTGACTTTCCAAGTCCTTGGGCTGGTTTGCCTGTGGTCATTGATGACATTTCTTATGAGGCTCTTTCCTTCTAGACCTGTTGCAGAGAACT is drawn from Vitis riparia cultivar Riparia Gloire de Montpellier isolate 1030 chromosome 18, EGFV_Vit.rip_1.0, whole genome shotgun sequence and contains these coding sequences:
- the LOC117905945 gene encoding uncharacterized protein LOC117905945 isoform X1, whose amino-acid sequence is MELQSISCWLPSPDMRLCIHRPLSHRIVSTGHVRWKDQRFRFEKVSKSSLMPGLKKECSLSSFGRGATLCSLNSNSDAKLKYSGREITSVSGNGFDGVEPFRGKSGSVSFHGLTHQRVEESKLASSPFKEGTGSFLWVLAPVALISSLVLPQFFLDSAIEAILKDEVLAEIVATIFSEAMFYIGLATFLHVTDHVQRPYLQFSPKRWGLITGLKGYLTTAFFTMGFKIFAPFFAVYVTWPVLGPSALVAVAPFLVGCAAQLAFEMRLSKRGSSCWPLVPIIFEVYRLYQLSKAAHFMDILILAMKEAPVTPDIVERSGALVAMVVTFQVLGLVCLWSLMTFLMRLFPSRPVAENY
- the LOC117905945 gene encoding uncharacterized protein LOC117905945 isoform X2 yields the protein MLASIPRHEVMYSSSALSSNCHVRWKDQRFRFEKVSKSSLMPGLKKECSLSSFGRGATLCSLNSNSDAKLKYSGREITSVSGNGFDGVEPFRGKSGSVSFHGLTHQRVEESKLASSPFKEGTGSFLWVLAPVALISSLVLPQFFLDSAIEAILKDEVLAEIVATIFSEAMFYIGLATFLHVTDHVQRPYLQFSPKRWGLITGLKGYLTTAFFTMGFKIFAPFFAVYVTWPVLGPSALVAVAPFLVGCAAQLAFEMRLSKRGSSCWPLVPIIFEVYRLYQLSKAAHFMDILILAMKEAPVTPDIVERSGALVAMVVTFQVLGLVCLWSLMTFLMRLFPSRPVAENY